A section of the Acanthopagrus latus isolate v.2019 chromosome 20, fAcaLat1.1, whole genome shotgun sequence genome encodes:
- the wnk4a gene encoding serine/threonine-protein kinase WNK4 isoform X5: MLKCLQHPNIVRFHDSWKSTVKGHKCIILVTELMTSGTLKTYLKRFKEMKLKLLQRWSRQILKGLHFLHTRTPPIIHRDLKCDNIFITGPTGSVKIGDLGLATLKSASFAKSVIGTPEFMAPEMYEEKYDEAVDVYAFGMCILEMATSEYPYSECQNAAQIYRKVTSGIKPDSFYKVKVPELKEIIEGCIRMDNDERYTIQDLLDHPFFQENNGVHVELAEEDDTVKQGLKLWLRMDDTKKLHGKYKDNNAIEFLFELYKDVPEEVAQEMVVLGFVCEADFKLVAKAIRDRVTTIKRQREKLRRQAEERKKKLEQEALEEESELPPRVSSVVAAESPTPALTPPAPILSPVTSSVDSGVSSNYPAEPEEPEADQHFHMRHNSLSSANSDCETDGYLSSSGLQDPLEAGSFNAPATPPTPRTGTPTANGFPVPALRFPSSIAVSNNTEHGNSGPPSGFNSPVDSYASDVTSGLSDGYEGLSEKSEKTAARRTAGKLFRRRARSRLRITGLSDKVDRVVECQLQTHNDKMVTFKFDLDGDNPEDIAAVMVHNEFILPSEKEGFIHRMGDIIKRAESLMAKEQPVHSSGHRLPQPPFHSGVNSLSASQPNLHSHTLPRTNSSSSLPDFSVANPNLGLRGPSGDIFSADITSPGRPLIRSQSFHNAPGSPLHYQNHHHHHHHHNHHNPASLLPHHQHYHSPYMGHSHFPFPYPGSPGGHPPLTRVASNPTFPSIPSPAPGSPSPLSETQSFGSSESLAMSPPAPQHPNMWPPHTQPLFSLANVISMAMSMAQSFIPPASLPTQGMPSFPDFYPQLPAHMAAQSGYPSVYQQHYQAPPVEVPHPSAGIPVQNNTYHSPEYMPQMDGFPQSSHPSWMHPSMPSTPPPVPQEPLQQVRLSSTPILTPEDGLHSYGPPYSTQVPAQAEPRSEVSSSICSSDLSPSPPESPESTLSSFSTELHPAVAEMKTSTPKPKASSTESEVQSAPVTVGRFQVTPSMDIPAPALPLPAAPQPAESCSNASESSTEEQGESETSLATSLTMSPPHPQSHRGSAAVLQEVDGQVEWAESQEQQQQDGEEEEEEEEEEEEREEEAVGERQRTRKRSRRRAYSLSLMGTSADSGLSVTAAEMEGRVWDGAAGSPQYSNALHHLWMMNYNRNTPYLSSDDSDSDDEDMLEELQELREKHLTEVQALQATQKREIEELYEKMGKVPPAGIVSPAAMLSSRQRRLSKGSAFPSSRRNSLQRLDMLPIQGIIRRNSLGGSSSGSQDKPNKGVTFATDISRM; this comes from the exons GAACACCAGAGTTCATGGCCCCGGAGATGTACGAGGAGAAGTACGACGAAGCGGTCGACGTCTACGCCTTTGGAATGTGCATCCTGGAGATGGCCACCTCTGAGTACCCGTACTCCGAGTGCCAAAACGCCGCCCAGATCTACCGCAAAGTCACCAGT GGAATTAAACCTGACAGTTTCTACAAGGTCAAAGTCCCAGAGCTCAAGGAGATCATTGAGGGCTGCATTCGTATGGACAACGATGAAAG GTACACCATTCAGGACCTCCTGGATCACCCTTTCTTCCAGGAGAACAACGGTGTGCACGTGGAGCTGGCTGAGGAGGACGACACGGTGAAGCAGGGCCTGAAGCTCTGGCTGCGCATGGACGACACCAAGAAACTGCACGGGAAGTACAAGGACAACAACGCCATCGAGTTCCTCTTTGAGCTGTACAAAGACGTGCCTGAGGAGGTGGCTCAGGAGATG GTGGTGCTCGGGTTCGTGTGCGAGGCAGACTTCAAGCTTGTGGCCAAGGCCATACGGGACAGGGTGACGACCATCAAGcggcagagagagaagctgaggCGGCAGGCCGAGGAGcggaagaagaagctggagcaggaagCCCTAGAAGAAGAATCAGAGCTTCCACCCAGAGTCAGCAGCGTCGTGGCTGCAGAGTCTCCCACCCCGGCCCTGACACCTCCGGCCCCCATCCTGTCCCCCGTCACCAGCTCGGTGGACTCTGGCGTCAGCTCCAACTATCCTGCAGAGCCTGAGGAGCCCGAGGCAGACCAGCACTTCCACATGCGCCACAACAGCCTGTCGTCTGCTAACT CTGACTGTGAGACAGACGGCTATCTGAGCTCCTCTGGGCTTCAGGATCCGCTGGAGGCTGGCAGCTTCAACGCGCCCGCGACACCTCCAACACCACGCACCGGCACGCCGACTGCAAACGGTTTCCCCGTCCCAGCCCTCCGCTTCCCGTCG AGCATTGCTGTATCCAACAACACAGAACACGGCAACTCAGGACCCCCGAGTGGATTCAACTCCCCTGTGGACAG CTACGCCTCCGATGTGACATCAGGCTTGAGCGACGGCTACGAGGGCCTATCAGAGAAGAGCGAGAAAACGGCTGCGAGGAGAACCGCCGGGAAGCTGTTCAGGAGGAGGGCGCGCTCGAGGCTGCGCATCACAGGG ctctctgataAAGTGGACCGGGTGGTGGAGTGTCAGCTGCAGACGCACAATGACAAGATGGTGACCTTCAAGTTTGACCTGGATGGAGATAACCCTGAAGACATCGCTGCTGTCATG GTGCACAATGAGTTCATCCTGCCGTCAGAGAAGGAGGGCTTCATCCACCGCATGGGCGACATCATCAAACGTGCCGAGTCTCTGATGGCCAAAGAGCAGCCGGTCCACTCCAGCGGGCACCGACTCCCCCAGCCTCCCTTCCACAGCGGGGTCAACTCACTGTCTGCCTCAcag CCTAATCTGCACAGTCACACCCTGCCTCGaaccaactcctcctcctctctgcctg ATTTTAGTGTGGCTAACCCGAACCTCGGGCTGCGCGGCCCCAGTGGAGACATCTTCAGTGCAGACATTACTTCACCTGGGCGACCTCTAATACGCTCACAGTCTTTCCACAACGCCCCAG gCTCTCCTCTCCATTATcagaaccaccaccaccaccaccaccaccacaatcACCACAACCCTGCGTCTCTCCTGCCCCATCACCAGCACTACCACTCACCCTACATGGGCCACAGTCACTTCCCATTCCCGTACCCAGGCTCTCCGGGCGGCCACCCTCCCCTCACACGTGTAGCCAGTAACCCCACCTTCCCTTCTATTCCCTCTCCAGCTCCCGGTTCCCCAAGTCCTCTCAGCGAGACGCAGAGCTTTGGAAGCTCTGAGAGTCTGGCCATGTCCCCACCTGCCCCCCAGCATCCCAACATGTGGCCCCCCCACACGCAGCCCCTGTTCTCCTTGGCTAATGTCATCTCCATGGCCATGAGCATGGCTCAGTCTTTCATCCCTCCTGCCAGCCTGCCCACACAGGGGATGCCCTCTTTTCCAGACTTCTACCCCCAGCTACCCGCTCACATGGCCGCACAGTCAGGTTACCCTTCAGTCTACCAACAACACTACCAGGCCCCACCGGTGGAGGTCCCGCACCCCTCAGCGGGCATCCCGGTGCAGAACAACACCTACCACAGCCCCGAGTATATGCCTCAGATGGATGGTTTTCCACAGAGCAGTCATCCCAGCTGGATGCATCCCTCCATGCCTTCCACTCCTCCGCCGGTTCCTCAGGAGCCTCTGCAGCAGGTCAGACTCTCCAGTACCCCCATCCTGACCCCGGAGGACGGTCTCCACAGTTATGGGCCCCCGTACTCAACACAGGTTCCAGCCCAGGCTGAACCCAGATCAGAAGTGTCCAGTTCCATCTGCTCGTCAGATCTGTCCCCATCACCCCCAGAGAGCCCAGAAAGCACT TTATCATCCTTCAGCACTGAGCTGCACCCGGCTGTAGCTGAGATGAAAACCAGTACCCCAAAACCGAAAGCCTCCTCCACTGAATCTG AAGTCCAGTCTGCACCCGTCACTGTCGGGAGGTTCCAGGTGACGCCCAGCATGGACatccctgctcctgctctgccaCTACCTGCTGCCCCACAGccagcagagagctgcagcaacgcgtcagagagcagcacagaggagcagggggagTCTGAGACCAGCCTGGCCACCTCCCTCACCATgtcccctcctcaccctcagtCCCACAGAGGCTCGGCAGCGGTCCTCCAGGAGGTCGACGGGCAGGTAGAATGGGCTGAGagccaggagcagcagcagcaggacggagaagaagaggaggaggaggaagaggaggaggaggagagggaggaagaagctGTCGGGGAACGACAGAGGACTAGAAAGAGGAGTCGGAGGAGAGCTTACAGCCTGAGCCTGATGGGAACGTCCGCAGACAGCGGGCTCTCTGTGACAGCggcagagatggaggggagggttTGGGACGGAGCGGCAGGAAGCCCGCAGTACAGCAACGCCCTCCACCACTTATGGATGATGAACTACAACCGCAACACGCCCTACCTGAGCAGCGATGACTCAGACAGTGACGACGAGGAcatgctggaggagctgcaggagctcagaGAGAA ACATCTGACAGAGGTGCAGGCCCTGCAGGCCACTCAGAAGAGAGAGATCGAGGAGCTGTATGAGAAGATGGGGAAGGTTCCCCCCGCCGGGATCGTCTCTCCGGCTGCTATGCTGTCCAGCCGACAGCGGCGCCTGTCCAAGGGGAGCGCCTTCCCCTCGTCCCGCAGGAACAGCCTGCAGCGGCTGGACATGCTGCCGATCCAGG GTATCATTAGGAGAAACTCCCTcggaggcagcagcagcggctccCAGGATAAACCGAATAAAGGTGTCACCTTCGCCACTGACATCAGTAGAATG taA
- the LOC119010182 gene encoding cytochrome c oxidase assembly factor 3 homolog, mitochondrial isoform X1, with protein sequence MADKTPTESKAPFATRIDPTKEGLSQEQINFIRQVELQQWQKKTQKLRTRNVVTGLAIGALVMGIYGYTFFSVSQERIMDEIDEEAKRARLQGPKTGAN encoded by the exons ATGGCCGACAAGACACCGACGGAGTCCAAGGCTCCCTTTGCGACCAGGATAGACCCGACTAAAGAGGGTCTTTCCCAGGAACAGATCAACTTCATCCGGCAGGTCGAGCTCCAGCAGTggcagaagaaaacacagaagctgCGGACACGAAACGTGGTGACGGGACTCGCCATCGGAGCTCTCGTTATGGGAATCT ACGGCTACACGTTTTTCTCAGTCTCCCAGGAGCGGATAATGGATGAAATCGATGAGGAGGCCAAGCGTGCGAGATTGCAGGGGCCGAAGACGGGTGCCAACTGA
- the LOC119010182 gene encoding cytochrome c oxidase assembly factor 3 homolog, mitochondrial isoform X2, with protein MADKTPTESKAPFATRIDPTKEGLSQEQINFIRQVELQQWQKKTQKLRTRNVVTGLAIGALVMGICILAERSSVNTRWLHSIR; from the exons ATGGCCGACAAGACACCGACGGAGTCCAAGGCTCCCTTTGCGACCAGGATAGACCCGACTAAAGAGGGTCTTTCCCAGGAACAGATCAACTTCATCCGGCAGGTCGAGCTCCAGCAGTggcagaagaaaacacagaagctgCGGACACGAAACGTGGTGACGGGACTCGCCATCGGAGCTCTCGTTATGGGAATCTGTATCCTTGCCGAGCGCAGCAGCGTCAACACAAG ATGGCTCCACTCTATTAGATGA